The genomic interval GCTCGAACAGGATCGCGACATCACCGTGCTCGCGGTAGAGCCGGAAGATCTCGTCCTGCACGCGGGGGTCGGGGATTGCCGGCAGGGTGACGTCGCGCCCTTTGATCTCCGCGGGGATGCGGGCGCCGCGCGCCTCCAGGAAGTCGTAGAAGTGATCGATCACCGAGCGCTCATGGAGCCGCCTGTCGAGGCGGCGGTGCGCCTCGGAGCCCGGCGCCTGGGCCGTCACCAGGTCGGCCCGCTTGGCGCCCAGGACGAACTCCAGCTCGCGGTACTGGAACGACTGGAAGCCCGAGGCCCGCTCCAGCCGATCGCGGAAGCCCGAGAACGACATCGGGGTCATCGTCTCCAGGATGTCGAGCTGGCCGACCAGGGTCTTCATGACGGTGCGGATCCGCTTGAATCCGGCGATCGCCCGGAACAGCTCGTTGTCCGAGAAGTCGCGTTGGATGGCCTCCAGCTCGTGCAGCAGCAGCTTGAACCAGAGCTCGTAGACCTGGTGGATCACGATGAACAGCATCTCGTCGTGCTCGGCGGGCTGCGAGCGCGGCTCCTGGAGATCCAGCAGCCGGTCCAGCTTGAGATAGTTCGCGTAGTTCAGCTCCATTGCATGATCCCAAGGATGAGGAGCGCCAGGAGAACGGCTCCCAGCACCGCGGCGAGGAAGCCCGCCTCCCGCCACTGGCGGCGGTCGCGGCGCACCGCCTCGGCGTAGGGGGTCCTCGAGAAAGTCACCAGAGTGTAGAGCGGAACGAACCAGGAGGGAAAGGCCCGATGCAGCGCCTTCTCCAGCCGCTTCTCGGCGAGGAACAGCCGGGAGGCGGTCTTGTCGCGCATCTCCACGAAGTTCTCCAGCGAGAGATCGGCCAGCGCGTCGGTATTCACCTTGCGCCGAGCCTGGTATTCGGCGAAGGCACGCCCCCGGTCCCCGGCGCATTCTCTCAGGCACTCCTCGAGGACCACGCAGTCCTCGAACGCCGCATTCGCCCCCTGGCCGAAGAAGGGGACCACGGCATGGCAGGCGTCCCCAAGCAGCACCACCTTGTCGCGATGGTGCCAGGGCTCGCAACGGATGGTCACCAGGGAGCCGGTCGGGTTCTCGGCGTAATCCTCCCGTAAGGTCGGCATGAGCGGCACGGCATCGGGGAACTGCCGCCGGAAATGGGCCTCGAGCTGCTCCGGGGTGCGAATCGT from Candidatus Polarisedimenticolia bacterium carries:
- a CDS encoding tryptophan 2,3-dioxygenase family protein; this translates as MELNYANYLKLDRLLDLQEPRSQPAEHDEMLFIVIHQVYELWFKLLLHELEAIQRDFSDNELFRAIAGFKRIRTVMKTLVGQLDILETMTPMSFSGFRDRLERASGFQSFQYRELEFVLGAKRADLVTAQAPGSEAHRRLDRRLHERSVIDHFYDFLEARGARIPAEIKGRDVTLPAIPDPRVQDEIFRLYREHGDVAILFELMTDFDEGQQEWRYRHVKLTERTIGNKMGTGGSSGVDFLKGLLFKSYFPDLWAIRHRF